The Allochromatium tepidum genome has a window encoding:
- a CDS encoding M16 family metallopeptidase, protein MLLLLTFGSPLAATEVHERRLDNGLKILVKPDHRAPILTSQVWYRIGSSYEYGGITGVSHVLEHMMFQGTERLAPGEFSRIVAENGGEENAFTGRDYTAYYQNLANDRLEVSFELEAERMRHLKLSEKEFLKELEVVKEERRMRTDDDPQSLTYERFSAVAYDASPYRNPVIGWPGDLEQLSLEDVRDWYRLWYAPNNAILVVAGDVDPEQVFALAEKHFGPLAAETIRPPKTCAEPEQRGEKRLRVQAPAKESYVLMGYKTPSLADADEPWEPYALEMLSSILDGGDSARLSRELVRGSRIAASAGAGYRAFERLPGLFLFEGVPAKGQTAETVEAALRAQVERVRSEPVDPAELERVRNQVIAAKVFERDSLFYQAMQIGLLETIGLDWRLADTYVDRLAEVTPEQIRAVARKYLTPERLTVAILDPQPMETTQAAAKPQSEGQTYVR, encoded by the coding sequence ATGCTACTTTTGTTGACCTTTGGGTCCCCCCTGGCCGCGACCGAGGTCCACGAGCGCCGGCTCGACAACGGACTCAAGATCCTGGTCAAACCCGATCATCGCGCGCCCATCCTGACCTCGCAGGTCTGGTATCGCATCGGGTCGAGCTATGAGTACGGCGGCATCACCGGCGTCTCGCACGTCCTCGAGCACATGATGTTCCAGGGCACCGAACGTCTGGCGCCGGGTGAGTTCTCGCGCATCGTCGCCGAGAACGGCGGCGAGGAGAACGCCTTCACCGGGCGCGACTACACGGCCTATTATCAGAATCTGGCCAATGACCGGCTGGAGGTCTCATTCGAGCTGGAGGCCGAGCGGATGCGCCATCTCAAGCTCAGCGAAAAAGAGTTTCTGAAGGAACTGGAAGTGGTCAAGGAAGAGCGGCGCATGCGTACCGACGACGATCCGCAGTCCCTGACCTATGAGCGTTTCAGCGCCGTCGCCTACGACGCCTCGCCCTACCGCAATCCGGTGATCGGCTGGCCGGGCGACCTGGAACAGCTCAGCCTCGAAGACGTGCGCGACTGGTACCGGCTCTGGTATGCGCCCAACAACGCCATCCTGGTGGTTGCGGGCGATGTCGATCCCGAGCAGGTCTTTGCGCTGGCCGAAAAACACTTCGGCCCGCTGGCCGCCGAGACCATCCGTCCGCCCAAGACCTGTGCCGAACCCGAACAGCGCGGCGAGAAACGTCTGCGCGTCCAGGCCCCGGCCAAGGAGTCCTATGTACTGATGGGCTACAAGACGCCCTCGTTGGCCGATGCCGACGAGCCCTGGGAGCCCTATGCACTGGAGATGCTGTCCTCGATCCTCGACGGCGGCGACAGTGCGCGTCTGTCACGCGAACTGGTGCGCGGCAGCCGGATCGCCGCTTCGGCGGGCGCCGGCTATCGCGCCTTCGAGCGCCTGCCGGGGCTGTTCCTGTTCGAGGGCGTGCCGGCCAAAGGGCAGACCGCTGAGACGGTCGAAGCCGCCCTGCGCGCGCAGGTCGAGCGCGTCCGGTCCGAGCCGGTCGACCCGGCCGAACTGGAGCGGGTGCGCAATCAGGTGATCGCCGCCAAGGTCTTTGAGCGTGACTCACTCTTCTATCAGGCGATGCAGATCGGTCTGCTGGAGACCATCGGACTCGACTGGCGTCTGGCCGATACCTATGTCGATCGCCTCGCCGAGGTCACGCCCGAACAGATCCGGGCCGTGGCGCGTAAATATCTGACCCCAGAGCGGCTGACGGTCGCCATCCTCGACCCGCAACCCATGGAAACCACTCAGGCCGCCGCCAAACCTCAGTCGGAAGGACAAACCTATGTGCGTTGA
- a CDS encoding helix-turn-helix domain-containing protein, with protein MTNQYRSEAPASIHETMEAPHELGAIDKQTMREFDDSCLTPPASFPPEAMRALREREHRSQPVFARYLNVSKNLIFDWERGVKRPGGPALRLPTVIEKHGIQSIA; from the coding sequence ATGACTAACCAGTACCGCAGCGAAGCGCCGGCCTCGATCCATGAAACCATGGAAGCCCCGCACGAGCTGGGAGCGATCGACAAGCAGACCATGCGTGAGTTCGACGACTCCTGCCTGACGCCGCCGGCATCCTTTCCGCCCGAGGCGATGCGCGCCCTGCGCGAACGCGAACATCGCTCACAGCCGGTCTTCGCCCGCTATCTCAACGTCAGCAAAAACCTGATCTTCGACTGGGAGCGCGGCGTCAAGCGCCCCGGCGGGCCGGCACTTCGCCTCCCGACCGTCATCGAGAAGCACGGCATTCAAAGCATTGCTTGA